The Meiothermus sp. CFH 77666 genome includes the window CTGCCAGGGCACGTGGTCGGAGGGCATCAACCGCCAGGCACAGCCTCCTCTGAGCACGTAGAAAATAGCGTTCAAGATCAGGCGCCAATCCCACTTGCGTCTGGGATGAGGCTTCAGTTCGGGCAGCAGGGGCTTCAACAGCTCGTATTCCTTTGTGCTAAGATCGCTGGGGTAGTTGGTCATAGCAAACACCAAACTACCCCTTTTTCCCTTGATAACCTATTCAGACATGCTCTAGTGGCGTACCGCAAAAACTAGTTTGTGGGGTACACTGGGCTCTCCGGGCGCAACCCCCTTCCTTCCCGTCGCCATGCCAAGGCGAGGTGAGAACCGGAGCATCCGCGAAAGAGGTTTTGTGAGGTATCAAAGCCTATCCAATCTCTGAACCAGTTCATCCACGAACTTGGGCAATTGATGCCCTATACTGGCCTGGATCGCTACCTCGACCGTCCGCCTGGGATCCAGGTGGCCAGCCTCAAAGGCCGCCTCGAGCCCACTGTAATAGTGGGTCGGCAGGCTCTTGCCCAAAATCAACGAGAGCATTCGCAGAGCCTTGGCGGCCTGCCCCTGACGATCAAGCCCTTCCCATTCCTGGGCGGCCTCCTGCTCCCGGCGCTCCTCTTCCCTCTTCGCTTCCAGCGCCAGGCGCTGCCGAACATCGTTGGTGGCTTTTCGTCGGCTTTTGGATACAAAACCCTCGGGGTCTGCGTACTTGGCTTCCTCATCTCGAATCACATCTACCAGGAAGCCCGCTCGGTTTCGTGGTTTGTAACCTGAGTTCAGGATGGCCTCGTATCGGTTCAGCCGTTCGGCAATACGCTCCGCGCCGTACTGCGCCAGCAGGGCCTGCCCCACCGGTCGGGCTACACCATGCGCGGCGATTTTTTCCAGCAACCGTAGGTTTTCCCGAGAAACATACACCTGCTGACCGAAGGTGTAGCGAATTTCCTGCTTCTGCCCCCGGCCCTCGTAATCTACTCGGGCCAGGTAACCCCGCTCAATGAGCTCCTGGTGGGCCCCCTCGAGGGTTCTTCGTACCCGTGCCGGGGTTTGATCGACAATCTTGCACGCTTTAGCCCAGTCCACAATGTTGGTGCGAAACTGGTTTACCTCTCCCCCATCCGGAGAAACCCTCTGCGCATCAAGCAGGCGGTATAGAGCCCGTGTAAGCGGGCGCTCCAGGGTGGTCAAAAAACCCAGATCCAGCGGTTTCAGGTATCGAGCCCGCACCGACTCTACGATCTCGCGAGCCAGCCGGATCTTGAGGACGCTGGGGGCCGAAAGACTCAGTTTATCGTCCTCGCTGGTATACTCCAGACGCTCGATGTAACGAAAGGTTACTGTGGTCCACTTCTTGCCACTGCGCCAGGCTTCGCTGGCCGTGTAAGTGGCGGTTGTGAGTCGCTCAAGGCTCTCCTTCAAGGCTTGGTAGTAATGACCACTGGTGTCCCAACCGACAATCGAAAGAATTCGGTAGGCCGTGGTCACGATGGTGCCATCTTCAGGCGCTCCTGCTTCCTGATACAGGCTTATGAGCGCGAGGCTTACATCATTGTCAAGCCCGTGCGGCACCCCTCCATGCTCGGACACAGCCACGCAGGAAAGTCGCGCTCGTCGGCCATCAAGGTTAATTTCCACACTCCAGCTCGTGTAGTCTGGAGGAATGCGCTCCTGAATGCTGATCAGGCCCAGGCGGGCCACGTTAGCCTCGTCGAAGCGCTCGATCTCAGTACGTTCAGGGTTGCTTTTGGCGGCCATGATTAGCAAATTATATGCCGATTGCCAAACAGCCTTGATGTTGATAATTGTGAGTGATTAAAAAAAGAATTGGTACTTTAATGATGTCATCATCAAGGGCCACCGGGTTATGCCGTTCTGTACATGTAATCTTTTTAGAATTAGCCAAGTATTCCGATACTTTCAAGCCCTTTTTGCTCGAGTATTCCGATACTTTGGGGCGCAAATTGGCCAAGTATTCCGATAACGCTTCTCCGAACTGGCCAAGTATTCCGATAATCGAGGGGTGCCAACTGACCAAGTATTCCGATACTCAGATCGTTCAATTGACCAAGTATTCCGATAGCGGTTTTTCTCAACTTACCAAGTATTCCGATAGCAGATGTCCTGTAATTAGCCAGGTATTCCGATACCCTGACCTGCATCATCTACACGACCCCCTGTAACCACGAAAGATTCGTTGGATACGAGAAAAGTTGTAGTTATAAATTCCTCAGCCAGCCAGCAATTGACCAAGTATTCCGATACCAGACCTGGGTTAATTGACCAAGTATTCCGATACCCATAGAGAGCCTGTAACGCTCGATTAGACTAGGAATCTCTCTGTAAGCGAACCACCCGCAGGCGGTTGTGAACGCCCAGCAGTGCTATGAATGAGTAATGTTCGGCCTCAATGGGTGATGTCAGGGCACAATGTTGTGCGTTGCGGAAATCATCTGTTATGATTAGCGCATGCCGCAAAAGCTAATGCCCTTAACAGAGTATGCAGAACAACAGGGAATTCCCGAGAGCACGTTGCGCTGGCAGATCAAACAGGGTCAGCAGAAGGCCGTGCGCCATGGTCGGTACTGGTACATTCCCGTTGAGGTGGAAAAACTCAGCCAGGCCACGCAGGTGCTTACGCTATTCACCCATGCGGGAGGTGCAGGTAAAACCTCCCTTGCAAGGGATCTTGGATTTGCATTGGCCTCTCGAGGATTCCGGGTCTTGCTGATTGATGCCGACCCGCAGGCAAACCTTACCGCGTGGCTGGGTCAGGATCCAACCACGGTAAAGGATGAAGAAACACTTCTTCTGGTTTTGAGCCAGAATGTTTTACCCGCGCCACGCAAAGATCTGGTAGGAGGTCTCGAGCTCATTCCGGCTAGCATGAATTTGGCTATTGCGGAGTCGGTGATCCCCAGCAAAAAGCTTGGTCTGATGTTGCTCCGCGCTGCATGGCAAGATGCCGAGTGGTTTCAGGATTACGATTATGTCTTGATTGACTCCCCTCCATCGCTAGGCTCAATTGCGGGGATGGCAGCGCTGGCCAGTCACGGTCTGGTGGTGCCGGTGGAAACCAGCGCTAAAGGCCTTCAGGCTTTGCGGGGCGTGGTGGAAGTTAGTCGAGACTATGTGCAGACCCTGGCTTCTCTGCGTTTTCACAGCCCGCGAAGCCCGTTTATTCGCCTGCTGGTGCCTACCAAGTACGACCCGCGCACCAACCAGGATCGCATGGCCCAGAAGATTCTCGAGGAGGCAAGCCAGATTGCCCCGATTACCCCGCCACTTTACTACCGGCCGGGACCTTACAAGGAAGCCATCGACCAGGCCCTGCCCATCCAGGCAGTGGGCGATGAGCGCATTCGTGAGGAGATGAATATTGTGTGCCAGACCTTCCTGGATGTGACCCATAAGGAGGTGGTCTAGTGGGCGTCATGCAGGATATGTTCCGTCAGGTGCAGGAGCTGGCCAGGGAGATGACGGTTAAGGAGTCCTCGCTACCGCTCACTGCCCTCTCCCCTACTGCCCAGCCCCGCAAGCGGTTTGAGAAGCTGGAGGAGCTGGCCGCTTCGGTGAAAGAGCGCGGGGTTCTGCAACCCTTGCTGGTGCGCCCACTGGGGGATGGGCAGTACGCCATCATTGCCGGGGAGCGTCGCTACCGAGCCGCTGAGCTGGCCGGGCTGACCGAGGTGCCGGTGGTGATCCTCGAGGTGGACGAGGCCACCGCCCACCAGATCGCCCTGGTGGAGAACCTGCAACGCGAAGACCTCAACCCCTACGAGGAGACCCTGGGCATCCTGGCCCTGCTGGAGATGCGGCTGGAGAAGAGCAGGGAAGAGG containing:
- a CDS encoding transposase → MTNYPSDLSTKEYELLKPLLPELKPHPRRKWDWRLILNAIFYVLRGGCAWRLMPSDHVPWQ
- a CDS encoding replication initiator protein A, whose product is MAAKSNPERTEIERFDEANVARLGLISIQERIPPDYTSWSVEINLDGRRARLSCVAVSEHGGVPHGLDNDVSLALISLYQEAGAPEDGTIVTTAYRILSIVGWDTSGHYYQALKESLERLTTATYTASEAWRSGKKWTTVTFRYIERLEYTSEDDKLSLSAPSVLKIRLAREIVESVRARYLKPLDLGFLTTLERPLTRALYRLLDAQRVSPDGGEVNQFRTNIVDWAKACKIVDQTPARVRRTLEGAHQELIERGYLARVDYEGRGQKQEIRYTFGQQVYVSRENLRLLEKIAAHGVARPVGQALLAQYGAERIAERLNRYEAILNSGYKPRNRAGFLVDVIRDEEAKYADPEGFVSKSRRKATNDVRQRLALEAKREEERREQEAAQEWEGLDRQGQAAKALRMLSLILGKSLPTHYYSGLEAAFEAGHLDPRRTVEVAIQASIGHQLPKFVDELVQRLDRL
- a CDS encoding ParA family protein; this translates as MPQKLMPLTEYAEQQGIPESTLRWQIKQGQQKAVRHGRYWYIPVEVEKLSQATQVLTLFTHAGGAGKTSLARDLGFALASRGFRVLLIDADPQANLTAWLGQDPTTVKDEETLLLVLSQNVLPAPRKDLVGGLELIPASMNLAIAESVIPSKKLGLMLLRAAWQDAEWFQDYDYVLIDSPPSLGSIAGMAALASHGLVVPVETSAKGLQALRGVVEVSRDYVQTLASLRFHSPRSPFIRLLVPTKYDPRTNQDRMAQKILEEASQIAPITPPLYYRPGPYKEAIDQALPIQAVGDERIREEMNIVCQTFLDVTHKEVV